From a single Agrobacterium tumefaciens genomic region:
- a CDS encoding TIGR02281 family clan AA aspartic protease, with amino-acid sequence MLARTIFLLIGLSVSATQIPALVEKFQPRPETAVDKSEAATEVAKPQTVSLGGVNLKADARGHFNATFRINGKSFDGLVDTGASMVAINETIARRLGYGVNSLDFKYPISTANGQTMAAYVKLDRVEIGAIRVQNVDAMVLKDNALSNMLIGMSFLKQLSSFKVSGGEMRLVR; translated from the coding sequence TTGCTGGCGCGCACGATTTTTCTGCTTATCGGTCTTTCGGTCAGCGCCACGCAAATTCCAGCGCTGGTGGAGAAATTCCAGCCGCGCCCTGAAACCGCCGTGGATAAATCGGAGGCCGCGACCGAGGTCGCCAAGCCGCAAACGGTTTCGCTGGGCGGCGTCAATCTGAAAGCAGATGCCCGCGGCCATTTCAACGCGACCTTCCGCATCAATGGCAAATCCTTCGACGGGCTTGTTGATACCGGCGCTTCCATGGTCGCAATCAACGAGACGATCGCGCGTCGGCTTGGTTACGGCGTCAACAGCCTGGATTTCAAATATCCGATCTCAACCGCCAATGGCCAGACCATGGCGGCCTATGTGAAGCTGGACCGTGTGGAGATCGGCGCAATTCGCGTTCAGAATGTCGATGCCATGGTGCTGAAGGATAACGCGCTGAGCAACATGCTGATCGGCATGAGCTTTTTGAAACAATTGTCATCCTTCAAAGTCTCGGGTGGCGAGATGCGGCTGGTCAGGTGA
- the upp gene encoding uracil phosphoribosyltransferase, whose protein sequence is MDGVTVIEHPLVRHKLTIMRKKETSTAGFRRLLREISTLLCYEVTRDLEMTMETIDTPLETIQAPVLEGKKLVFASILRAGNGLLEGMLELVPSARVAHVGVYRDHDTLEAVEYYFKAPESLDARLVIVVDPMLATGNSSIAAVEKLKERGAKNIRFLCLLAAPEGIKNFREAHPDVPIYTAAIDRHLNEKGYIVPGLGDAGDRMYGTK, encoded by the coding sequence ATGGACGGCGTCACAGTCATCGAACATCCGCTGGTGCGGCACAAACTTACCATCATGCGCAAGAAGGAAACTTCCACGGCCGGCTTCCGTCGCCTGCTCAGGGAAATTTCGACGCTGCTCTGCTATGAAGTGACGCGCGACCTTGAAATGACGATGGAAACCATCGACACGCCGCTCGAAACCATTCAGGCTCCGGTTCTGGAAGGCAAGAAACTGGTTTTTGCCTCCATCCTGCGCGCCGGCAACGGTCTTCTGGAAGGCATGCTCGAACTGGTGCCTTCGGCGCGCGTTGCCCATGTCGGTGTGTATCGTGACCATGATACGCTGGAGGCCGTCGAATATTACTTCAAGGCTCCCGAAAGCCTCGACGCCCGTCTGGTCATCGTTGTCGACCCGATGCTGGCGACCGGCAATTCCTCCATCGCCGCTGTCGAAAAGCTGAAGGAACGCGGCGCAAAGAACATCCGCTTCCTGTGTCTGCTGGCAGCACCGGAAGGCATCAAGAATTTCCGCGAGGCGCATCCCGATGTGCCGATCTATACCGCCGCAATCGACAGACATCTGAACGAGAAGGGTTATATCGTCCCCGGCCTCGGTGACGCCGGCGACCGCATGTACGGCACCAAATAA
- a CDS encoding adenosine deaminase has protein sequence MTSHLLKAEIHCHIEGAAPPALVAKQAEKYGIDTSSFLRDGQYVWSDFAEFIQCYDAVAQVFKTDEDYAVLTETYLTELAQANTIYSELIISPDHGDRIGLGADAYLAGIAEGIRIAKEKTGIETRILVTGERHFGPERVIAAAEYAARARHPLVTGFNMAGEERMGRVADYARAFDIARDAGLGLTIHAGEVCGPESVADALDLIKPARIGHGVRAIEDADLVSRLVETGTVLEVCPGSNIALSVYPDFASHPLKALRDAGVRVCINSDDPPFFFTSLAREYALAADAFGFGDAEINDMTRTALECAFVDEATRERLLARLDRARDDG, from the coding sequence TTGACATCGCATTTGCTGAAAGCGGAAATCCACTGCCACATCGAAGGTGCGGCACCGCCTGCCCTCGTCGCAAAACAGGCAGAAAAATACGGCATAGACACCAGCAGCTTCCTGCGTGACGGCCAATATGTCTGGTCGGATTTCGCCGAGTTCATCCAGTGCTACGATGCGGTGGCGCAGGTGTTCAAGACGGATGAGGACTATGCTGTCCTGACCGAGACCTATCTGACCGAACTTGCGCAAGCCAACACGATCTACAGCGAGCTGATCATTTCGCCCGATCATGGCGACCGAATTGGACTTGGCGCTGACGCTTATCTTGCCGGAATCGCCGAAGGCATCCGGATTGCAAAGGAAAAGACCGGCATCGAAACCCGTATCCTCGTTACCGGCGAACGGCATTTCGGCCCGGAACGGGTGATTGCGGCGGCGGAATATGCGGCGCGCGCCCGGCATCCGCTGGTGACCGGCTTTAACATGGCGGGCGAAGAGCGCATGGGCCGGGTTGCCGATTATGCGCGCGCCTTCGATATCGCCCGCGATGCGGGTCTTGGGCTGACGATCCATGCCGGCGAGGTCTGCGGACCGGAAAGCGTTGCCGATGCACTCGATCTCATCAAACCGGCACGCATCGGCCATGGCGTGCGCGCCATCGAAGATGCCGATCTCGTCTCCCGACTGGTCGAGACGGGAACGGTTCTGGAAGTCTGCCCCGGCTCGAATATCGCGCTCAGTGTTTATCCGGATTTCGCCAGCCACCCGCTGAAGGCGTTGCGTGACGCCGGAGTGCGTGTCTGCATCAATTCCGACGATCCGCCGTTCTTCTTCACATCGCTTGCCCGGGAATATGCGTTGGCCGCCGACGCGTTCGGCTTCGGTGACGCCGAGATCAACGACATGACCCGCACCGCGCTGGAATGCGCCTTCGTGGACGAGGCGACGCGCGAACGGCTGCTTGCGAGACTGGATCGCGCCCGAGACGACGGTTGA
- a CDS encoding phosphopentomutase: MARAFLFVLDSFGVGGAPDAEHYGDLGANTLGHIAEFCAAGAADRPGLRSGPLKLPNMCSLGLLEIARQASGDIPAGMEPPERIFGLHGSASEVSKGKDTPSGHWEIAGTPVTFDWGYFPTEGDAFSPELVEAICKEADIPGILGNCHASGTDIIAQFGEEHIRSGKPICYTSSDSVFQIAAHEKHFGLTRLIALCETVRKLLDPLNIGRVIARPFIGETVATFERTGNRRDFSVPPPEPTLLDRLVEAERKVHAIGKIGDIYAHQGVSRVIKANGNAALMDATLQAIDEAENGDLVFTNFVDFDMLYGHRRDVAGYAAALEAFDTRIPEIHRKMKPGDIAILTADHGCDPTWRGTDHTRERVPIMAFGPGIRSRDVGIRSSYADIGESIAHHLGIEAGSHGRSFI; the protein is encoded by the coding sequence ATGGCAAGAGCATTTCTTTTCGTTCTGGATTCCTTCGGCGTTGGCGGTGCACCTGACGCGGAACACTATGGCGATCTTGGCGCCAATACACTTGGCCACATCGCCGAGTTCTGTGCCGCAGGTGCTGCCGACAGGCCGGGGCTTCGATCCGGCCCGCTGAAGCTGCCGAATATGTGCTCTCTTGGCTTGCTGGAGATCGCGCGCCAGGCTAGTGGCGACATTCCCGCCGGCATGGAGCCACCGGAACGCATTTTCGGCCTGCATGGCTCAGCCAGCGAAGTTTCAAAAGGCAAGGATACGCCATCCGGCCACTGGGAAATCGCCGGAACGCCTGTCACCTTCGACTGGGGTTATTTCCCGACGGAGGGCGACGCCTTTTCCCCGGAGCTGGTGGAGGCCATCTGCAAAGAGGCTGATATTCCCGGCATTCTCGGCAACTGCCATGCTTCCGGCACCGACATCATCGCGCAATTCGGCGAAGAACATATCAGGAGCGGCAAGCCGATCTGCTACACCTCTTCCGATTCCGTGTTCCAGATCGCAGCGCATGAAAAGCACTTCGGGCTGACCAGGCTCATCGCGCTTTGCGAGACGGTTCGCAAGTTGCTAGATCCGCTGAATATCGGCCGCGTCATTGCCCGCCCCTTCATCGGCGAGACGGTCGCTACCTTCGAACGCACCGGCAACCGCCGCGACTTTTCCGTGCCGCCGCCCGAACCGACGCTGCTCGACCGATTGGTGGAGGCGGAGCGCAAAGTGCACGCGATCGGCAAGATCGGCGATATCTATGCCCATCAGGGCGTCTCGCGCGTCATCAAGGCAAATGGCAACGCCGCCCTGATGGATGCGACGTTGCAGGCCATCGACGAGGCTGAAAATGGCGACCTCGTCTTTACCAACTTCGTCGACTTCGACATGCTTTATGGCCACCGTCGTGACGTTGCCGGTTATGCGGCCGCGCTTGAGGCTTTCGATACGCGAATCCCGGAAATTCATCGTAAAATGAAGCCGGGAGACATCGCCATTCTCACCGCCGACCATGGTTGCGACCCCACCTGGCGAGGCACCGATCATACACGCGAACGGGTGCCGATCATGGCATTCGGGCCGGGCATCCGCTCTCGTGATGTCGGCATTCGTTCAAGCTATGCCGATATCGGCGAAAGCATCGCCCACCATCTTGGCATCGAGGCCGGTTCACACGGCAGGAGCTTCATTTGA
- a CDS encoding SURF1 family protein, which produces MSEIAPQNQRIRPAAIVVLFLTIILTGCLLALGTWQVQRLFWKLALIERVEARAHAAPVDAPAAGEWPALTDPADYEYRRVKLSGTLLNDKEVQVYTVTDLGPGYWVMTPLRRDDGSSVIVNRGFVPSDRRDPSLRPEGEAAGNVEIVGLMRAPETGGLFLRTNDPANGRWYSRNIPQITQASGLSDVAPFYVDADATPNPGGLPVGGKTMLTFPNSHLSYAVTWYILAAMVVAAGWYVLRNLNAPKSKRDAD; this is translated from the coding sequence ATGAGCGAAATCGCACCCCAAAACCAGCGTATCCGCCCTGCGGCAATCGTCGTCCTGTTTTTGACCATTATCCTGACGGGCTGCCTGCTGGCGCTTGGAACATGGCAGGTCCAGCGCCTTTTCTGGAAGCTCGCCTTGATTGAGCGTGTCGAGGCCCGCGCCCATGCCGCGCCTGTCGATGCGCCTGCCGCAGGCGAATGGCCTGCTCTCACCGATCCCGCCGATTACGAATATCGCCGTGTGAAACTGTCCGGCACCCTGCTCAACGACAAGGAGGTTCAGGTCTACACGGTCACGGATCTCGGCCCCGGTTACTGGGTCATGACGCCGCTGCGGCGGGACGACGGCTCAAGCGTCATCGTCAATCGCGGCTTCGTGCCCTCCGACAGGCGCGATCCGTCCTTGCGCCCGGAAGGGGAAGCGGCCGGAAACGTCGAGATCGTTGGGCTGATGCGCGCGCCGGAAACCGGCGGGCTTTTCCTTCGAACCAACGATCCGGCAAATGGTCGCTGGTATTCCCGCAATATTCCCCAGATCACGCAGGCATCCGGCCTCTCTGACGTGGCGCCGTTTTACGTCGACGCGGACGCGACGCCCAATCCCGGCGGCCTGCCGGTTGGCGGCAAAACCATGCTTACCTTCCCCAACAGCCACCTCTCCTATGCCGTTACCTGGTATATTCTCGCAGCGATGGTGGTTGCGGCCGGCTGGTACGTGCTGCGCAACCTCAACGCACCGAAATCGAAACGGGATGCTGATTGA
- the cyoD gene encoding cytochrome o ubiquinol oxidase subunit IV, producing MSSEAHAHHDAHGDDHHHDGASHGTFKSYMIGFVLSVILTAIPFWLVMGDVLENKTLLVIAIMGLGVIQIFVHMIYFLHMDTKSEGGWTFMALIFTVVVLLITLSGSLWVMYNMNKNMMPLHIEDVKNLP from the coding sequence ATGAGTTCCGAAGCACACGCACATCACGACGCGCATGGCGACGACCATCACCATGATGGCGCAAGCCACGGCACGTTCAAAAGCTACATGATCGGCTTCGTCCTGTCGGTCATTCTGACGGCGATCCCCTTCTGGCTGGTCATGGGCGACGTTCTGGAAAACAAGACGCTGCTGGTCATCGCGATCATGGGTCTGGGCGTCATCCAGATCTTCGTGCACATGATCTACTTCCTGCACATGGACACCAAGTCTGAAGGCGGCTGGACCTTCATGGCGCTGATCTTCACCGTTGTGGTGCTCCTGATCACGCTCTCCGGTTCGCTCTGGGTCATGTACAACATGAACAAGAACATGATGCCGCTGCACATCGAAGATGTGAAAAACCTGCCCTGA
- the cyoC gene encoding cytochrome o ubiquinol oxidase subunit III yields the protein MAHAPAQSAAGAEPPVFYLKEDHHPENGTSLGFWLYLMSDCLIFATLFATYAVVGRNYAAGPSGADLFDLKLVAINTGFLLFSSITYGFAMLEMEKKKVKTTLIWLGVTGLFGLAFLAVEIYEFHHLIEEGAGPQRSAFLSAFFALVGTHGLHVTFGVIWLVTLMVQVGKHGLIPANKRRLMCLSMFWHFLDVIWIGVFSFVYLMGVL from the coding sequence ATGGCTCATGCACCTGCACAAAGCGCCGCCGGCGCTGAACCACCGGTCTTCTACCTGAAGGAAGACCACCATCCGGAGAACGGCACGTCGCTGGGTTTCTGGCTTTATCTGATGAGCGACTGCCTCATCTTCGCGACGCTGTTTGCCACCTATGCCGTTGTCGGCCGCAACTATGCGGCCGGCCCTTCGGGTGCGGACCTGTTCGACCTGAAGCTGGTCGCCATCAACACCGGCTTCCTGCTCTTCTCCTCCATCACCTATGGCTTCGCCATGCTGGAAATGGAAAAGAAGAAGGTGAAAACGACGCTGATATGGCTCGGCGTCACCGGCCTGTTCGGCCTCGCCTTCCTCGCGGTCGAAATCTACGAGTTCCATCACCTGATCGAGGAAGGCGCTGGCCCGCAGCGTTCGGCCTTCCTGTCGGCCTTCTTCGCGCTGGTCGGCACGCACGGTCTGCACGTCACCTTTGGCGTCATCTGGCTCGTCACGCTGATGGTCCAGGTCGGCAAACATGGCCTCATCCCGGCGAACAAGCGCCGCCTGATGTGCCTGTCGATGTTCTGGCACTTCCTTGACGTCATCTGGATCGGCGTCTTCTCCTTCGTTTATCTCATGGGAGTTCTTTGA
- the cyoB gene encoding cytochrome o ubiquinol oxidase subunit I encodes MIVNSDQTSFLFGKLTWESIPLHEPILVATFAAVALGGIAVVGALTYFRLWGYLWNEWFTSIDHKKIGIMYIILALVMLLRGFADAIMMRVQQAIASGGSEGYLPPHHYDQIFTAHGVIMIFFMAMPMITGLMNFVVPLQIGARDVSFPFLNNFSFWMTTAGAVITMISLFIGEYAQTGWLAYPPLSGIDGSPGVGVDYYIWGLQIAGVGTTLSGINLIVTIIKMRAPGMTMMRLPIFVWTSLCSNILIVASFPILTGTLALLTLDRYVGTNFFTNDLGGNPMMYVNLIWIWGHPEVYILVLPAFGVFSEIVATFSRKRLFGYASMVYATGVITILAYIVWLHHFFTMGSGASVNAFFGITTMIISIPTGAKIFNWLFTMYKGRINFDVPMLWTIGFMITFVIGGMTGVLLAVPPADFVLHNSLFLIAHFHNTIIGGVVFGVLAGIVYWFPKAFGYRLDPFWGKLSFWFWFIGFYFAFMPLYILGLMGITRRISQFEDNSLQIWFLIAAFGAFLIALGIASFVIQLIVSYLKRDQLRDVTGDPYNGRTLEWSTSSPPPAYNFAFTPVIHDVDAWADMKKRGYDRPQEGFIPIHMPKNTGAGVIISAISVVLGFALVWHIWWLAALSMLAIIAVSIAHTFNYNREYYIPASDVSTVEAERTKLLAEQA; translated from the coding sequence ATGATCGTCAATTCCGATCAAACGTCGTTCCTGTTCGGGAAGCTGACATGGGAGTCCATCCCGCTTCACGAGCCCATTCTTGTCGCCACCTTCGCGGCCGTGGCGCTGGGCGGCATCGCCGTCGTTGGCGCCCTCACCTATTTCCGGCTGTGGGGTTATCTCTGGAACGAATGGTTCACGAGCATCGATCACAAGAAGATCGGTATCATGTACATCATTCTGGCGCTTGTCATGCTGTTGCGCGGCTTTGCCGACGCCATCATGATGCGTGTCCAGCAGGCGATCGCCTCCGGCGGCTCGGAAGGTTATCTTCCACCACACCATTACGACCAGATTTTCACGGCCCATGGCGTCATCATGATCTTCTTCATGGCCATGCCGATGATTACCGGTCTCATGAACTTCGTCGTGCCGCTGCAGATCGGCGCACGCGACGTTTCGTTCCCTTTCCTCAACAACTTCTCCTTCTGGATGACCACGGCCGGCGCCGTCATAACCATGATCTCGCTGTTCATCGGTGAATATGCGCAGACCGGCTGGCTCGCCTATCCGCCGCTTTCCGGTATTGATGGCAGCCCGGGCGTCGGGGTGGATTATTACATCTGGGGTCTGCAGATCGCCGGTGTGGGAACGACACTCTCAGGCATCAACCTGATCGTGACGATCATCAAGATGCGCGCGCCTGGCATGACCATGATGCGCCTGCCGATCTTCGTCTGGACATCGCTGTGTTCGAACATCCTGATCGTGGCTTCGTTCCCGATCCTGACCGGCACACTCGCGCTTCTCACCCTCGACCGTTACGTTGGCACCAATTTCTTCACCAACGATCTCGGCGGCAACCCGATGATGTACGTCAACCTCATCTGGATCTGGGGCCATCCCGAAGTTTACATTCTGGTACTGCCGGCATTCGGCGTTTTCTCGGAAATCGTTGCGACGTTCTCCCGCAAGCGCCTCTTCGGTTATGCCTCGATGGTTTATGCAACGGGTGTCATCACCATCCTCGCCTACATCGTGTGGCTGCACCACTTCTTCACCATGGGTTCCGGCGCAAGCGTCAATGCTTTCTTCGGCATCACCACGATGATTATCTCGATCCCGACGGGCGCGAAAATCTTCAACTGGCTCTTCACCATGTATAAGGGCCGCATCAATTTCGACGTTCCGATGCTTTGGACGATCGGTTTCATGATCACCTTCGTCATCGGCGGCATGACCGGCGTTCTTCTTGCCGTTCCGCCTGCGGATTTCGTGCTGCACAACTCCCTGTTCCTCATCGCCCACTTCCACAACACCATCATCGGTGGCGTGGTGTTCGGTGTGCTTGCAGGTATCGTCTACTGGTTCCCGAAGGCCTTCGGTTACCGTCTCGATCCGTTCTGGGGCAAGCTGTCCTTCTGGTTCTGGTTCATCGGCTTCTACTTCGCCTTCATGCCGCTCTATATTCTCGGCCTGATGGGGATTACCCGCCGTATCAGCCAGTTCGAGGACAATTCGCTGCAGATATGGTTCCTGATCGCCGCCTTCGGCGCCTTCCTGATCGCGCTCGGCATCGCCTCCTTCGTCATTCAGCTCATCGTCAGCTACCTCAAGCGCGATCAGCTGCGCGACGTGACGGGCGACCCCTATAATGGCCGCACGCTGGAATGGTCGACGTCGTCGCCACCGCCCGCCTACAACTTCGCCTTCACGCCGGTCATTCATGACGTGGATGCCTGGGCGGACATGAAGAAGCGTGGCTACGACCGTCCGCAGGAAGGGTTCATCCCGATCCATATGCCGAAGAATACCGGCGCGGGCGTCATCATCAGCGCCATCAGCGTCGTCCTCGGCTTCGCCCTGGTGTGGCATATCTGGTGGCTTGCGGCTCTTTCGATGCTCGCCATCATCGCAGTCTCGATTGCCCATACCTTCAACTACAACCGCGAATACTACATTCCGGCTTCCGACGTTTCGACTGTCGAGGCTGAGCGTACAAAGCTGCTTGCGGAACAGGCGTAA
- the cyoA gene encoding ubiquinol oxidase subunit II, translating into MIKKIPSALLAIPVLLLLSGCNLVVMNPSGDVAIQQRDLIITSTVLMLLIIVPVIVLTLFFAWKYRESAKAEDYDPEWHHSTRLEMVIWSAPVAIILMLGTVTWISTHRLDPYRPLERIDENRQVTADIKPITVEVVAMDWKWLFFYPELGIGSVNEFAAPVDVPINFKITGTTAMNSFFVPALAGQIYAMGGMQTKLHAVINKEGVYDGFSANFSGPGFSHMRFKFHGLSQQGFDEWVAKAKEGGKGFGRQEYLEFAKPSEREPVQYFASVDPQLYSAILNRCVEPNKLCMRDMMHIDAKGGGGKEGIDIAKALNSVVCTPLAPYGVASGPQSTPAAIKGQTFEPAALPETKQVAG; encoded by the coding sequence ATGATCAAAAAAATCCCATCCGCCCTTCTGGCTATTCCGGTACTGCTGCTGCTCAGCGGCTGTAACCTCGTGGTCATGAATCCCTCGGGCGACGTCGCCATCCAGCAGCGCGATCTCATCATCACGTCCACGGTTCTGATGCTGCTGATCATCGTCCCGGTCATCGTGCTGACGCTGTTCTTCGCGTGGAAATATCGCGAATCGGCGAAAGCCGAGGATTACGATCCCGAATGGCACCACTCCACGCGCCTTGAAATGGTGATCTGGTCGGCCCCTGTCGCCATCATCCTGATGCTCGGCACGGTCACCTGGATTTCCACCCACCGTCTCGACCCCTACCGTCCTCTGGAGCGCATCGACGAAAACCGTCAGGTCACCGCCGATATCAAGCCGATCACGGTCGAAGTGGTAGCCATGGACTGGAAGTGGCTGTTCTTCTATCCCGAACTCGGTATCGGCAGCGTCAATGAATTCGCCGCTCCGGTCGATGTTCCGATCAACTTCAAGATCACCGGAACGACCGCGATGAACTCCTTCTTCGTTCCCGCACTCGCCGGCCAGATCTATGCCATGGGCGGCATGCAGACCAAGCTGCACGCCGTCATCAACAAGGAAGGCGTCTATGACGGCTTCTCGGCCAACTTCTCCGGCCCCGGCTTCTCCCACATGCGCTTCAAGTTCCACGGTCTCAGCCAGCAAGGCTTCGATGAGTGGGTTGCCAAGGCGAAAGAAGGCGGCAAGGGCTTCGGCCGTCAGGAATATCTGGAGTTTGCAAAGCCCTCTGAGCGCGAGCCGGTGCAATATTTCGCCTCGGTCGATCCGCAGCTTTACAGCGCCATCCTCAACCGCTGTGTCGAACCCAACAAGCTCTGCATGCGCGACATGATGCATATCGACGCCAAGGGCGGCGGAGGCAAGGAAGGCATCGACATCGCCAAGGCGCTGAACTCCGTTGTCTGCACACCGCTTGCGCCTTACGGCGTCGCCAGCGGCCCCCAATCCACTCCAGCTGCGATCAAAGGTCAGACTTTCGAACCTGCGGCGCTGCCGGAAACCAAACAAGTCGCTGGCTGA
- a CDS encoding MFS transporter produces MSYSNAAPSFGQAPEANGHGTDPVKVDPDRITIAVILARMTEFFDFFIYAIASALVFPHVFFSFVDPLTATLYSFAVFSLAFIARPIGSLIFLQIDRKFGRAVKLMAALFTLCGSTMAISFLPSYAEAGMLAPCLLAVFRIGQGLGLGGAWDGLVSLLAMNAPQKQRGWYAMMPQIGAAMGFGLASAFFIVFVTQLSNAEFLAWGWRFPFFVALALNVLALFARLRMIVTPEFQAMLEQHELEPRPMFKMLRSQFPVVVTGAFVPLASFALFHLVTVFPLSWVSLNTSQRVSDFLFVQFVSAIIAGGMIVVSGILADRIGRRKLLAIAAVLIGLFSLVAPVLLGSGDIGRYFFVLIGFALLGLSFGQAGGALASRFSREYRYTGASLTSDISWLIGAGFAPLVALGFSSKFGLFAVGIYLMSGAVCTLVALWFSRTLEMPSD; encoded by the coding sequence ATGAGTTATAGCAATGCTGCTCCATCATTTGGGCAGGCGCCGGAAGCCAATGGTCATGGAACAGATCCGGTCAAGGTAGATCCGGATCGCATCACGATTGCGGTCATTCTTGCCAGAATGACGGAGTTTTTCGACTTTTTCATCTACGCCATCGCCTCCGCCCTCGTTTTTCCGCACGTCTTCTTTTCCTTCGTCGATCCGCTGACGGCCACGCTTTACTCCTTCGCGGTGTTCTCTCTCGCCTTTATCGCAAGGCCGATCGGCTCGCTGATCTTCCTCCAGATCGACCGCAAGTTCGGCCGTGCCGTCAAGTTGATGGCGGCGCTGTTCACGCTCTGTGGCTCCACCATGGCGATCAGTTTCCTTCCGTCCTATGCGGAAGCCGGCATGCTTGCTCCCTGTCTTCTGGCAGTGTTCCGCATCGGCCAGGGGCTCGGTCTCGGCGGCGCCTGGGATGGTCTCGTCTCGCTGCTTGCCATGAATGCACCGCAGAAACAGCGTGGCTGGTACGCCATGATGCCGCAGATCGGTGCGGCCATGGGCTTCGGTCTTGCCAGCGCCTTTTTCATCGTTTTCGTCACGCAGCTTTCCAATGCGGAATTCCTCGCCTGGGGCTGGCGTTTCCCCTTCTTCGTGGCGCTGGCGCTCAATGTTCTCGCGCTCTTTGCCCGCCTGCGCATGATCGTCACGCCGGAATTCCAGGCCATGCTGGAACAGCATGAGCTGGAGCCGCGCCCGATGTTCAAGATGCTGCGCTCGCAGTTTCCGGTCGTGGTCACCGGTGCCTTCGTGCCGCTGGCAAGCTTTGCGCTCTTCCACCTCGTCACGGTATTCCCGCTGAGCTGGGTGTCGCTCAATACAAGCCAGCGGGTCTCGGACTTCCTGTTCGTGCAATTCGTCAGTGCCATCATCGCCGGCGGTATGATCGTGGTGTCCGGCATTCTGGCCGACAGGATCGGGAGGCGGAAGCTTCTGGCTATCGCTGCGGTTCTCATCGGTCTTTTCAGCCTCGTGGCACCCGTTCTTCTGGGCTCCGGCGATATCGGCCGCTACTTCTTCGTTCTGATCGGCTTCGCGTTGCTTGGCCTGTCCTTCGGTCAGGCGGGCGGTGCACTGGCATCCCGCTTCAGCCGTGAATACCGCTATACCGGCGCATCACTTACCTCGGATATTTCCTGGCTGATCGGCGCCGGTTTCGCACCGCTCGTTGCTCTCGGATTTTCGTCTAAATTCGGACTGTTCGCCGTCGGAATTTACCTGATGTCGGGTGCCGTCTGTACGCTGGTTGCCCTCTGGTTCAGCCGAACGCTGGAAATGCCTTCGGACTGA